From Triticum aestivum cultivar Chinese Spring chromosome 7B, IWGSC CS RefSeq v2.1, whole genome shotgun sequence:
GATCACCCATCTTCTCAAAATCTAGAGTTGCGGCAGTatcctcaccctcatcctcgatgatcatgttatgcatgatcagacaacatgtcatcacctccacAAGTTCTCCCGATCCCATTGTTTAGCAAGTCCACGAAATAATTGCAAAACGAGTCTGCAGAACTCCGAATGCCCTCTCGTCATCCTTTCTAActgcttcttgtctttgggcaaagtgagccTTTTTCTGGCCAACTGGGTTAGAGATGGTGGTGACAAAACTATTTTTAGCTCCGGCGATTCATCGAATAGTTGACGGGCATGGTGAGTATAGCAGGAGCAGCTGGTACCTGGCGGGGCGGTCGGAGGACAGGGGTTGAATGGTGACAGAGGAGAAGCGGGATGAAGCCCTGCTGGAGCGCAGGAGGTGATGGAGACATAGAGTTCTGGTAGGGTGTGGAGTGGCGGCCGGGGTGGTGGAGCAGTGGCGAGGGCAAGAGAGAAGGAAGGAAGAAGGAAAAATGAGGAGGATGGACGCACAGGGTCTGGGAGGGGTTTTCGGAGTCCTACGTGTCTGGTGTCCCGACTCCAGCAAAGCTCCCTACGTTTGGCTCCAGTTTACGGGAGAAAACGCGCCCGGACCACCTCGTGGACCGATACAGGCCCGTGTTGAATGGCTTTGATGATCCGAACAACATGGTCCGAACAGATGAGGGTGGTCTACGGGTCCATCTTGAAGATGCCCTAAACGTTGTGGACGACAATCTGGTCACTGTCCTATCACAAAAATGCAACGAAACCAGAAAACCCTACGTCCAGTCCAAAACACTCAGACTCTCCAATACCCCTCCAATCGAAAGTAAGTGCAGGTCGTTGCACGAGACAACAAGCAACGAAGAGAGTTGTAGAGGTCGGATCTGGCCTGTCCATGACCATCAAGCCACCCTCCCAACATGGAGGACGACCTACTCCGCGATGCCATCCATCGAACCTTGACCTCGACGGAGACGGACGCTCGCCCCCGCCGCAGAAATGCCAAGGCATTGTGGCTCCACATTGAGGAGTTCGAATGGCTTGCTAGGCAGAGGGTGGCCAACATCGTGAAAGCCATGTGCCTCCCCAAAGAGCAGGCCTGCGCGGCCCTATACCTCAGCGTCCCCTCCTCCTCCCCGTTCGACAACGACACCTCACTTACCAAGTCAACGCCCatccactgttggaaatatgccctagtgagcctctagttgactagctcgttgatcaacagatagtcatggtttcctgactatggacattggatgtcgttgataacgggatcacatcattaggagaatgatgtgatggacaagacccaatcctaagcatagcacaagatcgtgtagttcgttttgctagagcttttacaatgtcaagtatctcttccttagaccatgagatcgtgtaactcccggataccgtaggagtgctttgggtgtaccaaacgtcacaacgtaactgggtgactataaaggtgcattacaggtatctccgaaagtgtctgttgggttgacacggatcgagactgggatttgtcactccgtatgacggagaggtatcactgggcccactcagtagtgcatcatcataatgagctcaaggtgacgaAGTGTGtggtcacggtatcatgcattacggtacgagtaaagtggcttgccggtaacgagattgaacgaggtattgggataccgacgatcgaatctcgggcaagtaaaataccgattgacaaaggaaattgtatacggggttgtttgaatcctcgacatcgtggttcatccgatgaaatcatcgaggagcatgtgggagccaacatgggtatccagatcccgctgttggttattgcccgagagccgtctcggtcatgtctgcatgtctcccgaacccgtagggtctacacacttaaggttcggtgacactagggttgtatgaatatgagtatgcagcaaaccgaatgttgttcggagtcccggatgagatcccggacgtcacgaggagttccggaatggtccggaggtaaagatttatatatgggaagtcttattttggtcgccggaaaagtttcgcgcgtTATCGGTATTgcaccgggagtgccgaaaggggttcgggggtccaccagggggtccacctgcccccgggggggggggcacatgggctgtagggggtgcgccttggcctatatgggccaagggcaccagccccaagaggcccatgcgcctagagataagagagaagggagagtcctaaagggggaaggcacctccgaggtgccttggggaggatggactcctcccccccccttggccgcacccttccttggaggaaggggaaaggctgcgcctccccccctctctcttgcacctatataaagggaggggagggaggcgcagCCGCACCCATAAGCctaggcgcctccctcctccctgcaacacctccttctcctcccgtagttgcttagcgaagccctgccggagttctgctgcatccaccaccacgccgtcgtgctgctggatcatcatcaacctctctttcccccttgctggatcaagaaggaggagacgtcatccgctccgtacgtgtgttgaacgcggaggtgctgtccgttcagcactaggtcatcggtgatctgaatcacggcgagtacgactccatcatccccgttccattgaacgcttccgcacgcgatctacaagtggtatgtagatgcaatcactctcccatgactcgttgctagatgaactcatagatggatcttggtgaaaccgtaggaaaatttttaattttctgcaacgttccccaacatcactaGTATCTACTCCCAttatatgtagtttgtattgaaatctctaaaaagacttatatttagaaacatagGGAGTAGTTCTAGATCGTATTTTCCTACAGAACAATCTATGCCTGGTTTTATGTTGAACTTGCTTTGTTCGGTTCCATGAATGCTACTCtcccgtctcataatataagacgtttctaCAAGATAAAACAGCTTGgaaaaacatcttatattgtgtGACGGAGTGAGTACAATGTATACGTTGATCTATTTCCATGCTGCATGAATTTGGAGAGTTTAATATGAAGGGGCAGCTATGAACACAAGCATTTGAGGGGTGATTGAACGTTGTCCGCAATCATGTAGGGACTCAAATTACCACAttccagttgtagatgctctaaattTAAAAAATACGAATTGAAAGGAGGAGCATAGAGATTGGATTTACGGATTCATTCATCTTCGCCAACGTTTCTACAAGCTAAAACaacttgcaaaaacatcttatattgtgtGACGGAGTGAGTACTATGTATACGTTGATCTATTTCCATGCTGCATGAATTTGGAGAGTTTAATATGAAGGGGCAGCTATGAACACAGGCATTTGAGGGGTGATCAAGCGTTGTCCGCAATCATGTAGGGACTCAAATTACCACAttccagttgtagatgctctaaattTCAAAAATACGAATTGAAAGGAGGAGCATATAGATCAGATTTACGGATTCATTCATCTTCGCCAAACTCTCTCCGCCTCCCCATTGCCCCTTTATCGTTCCGGCTTATAAaggttagagttgatgatgagttCACATGTGGGACCATAAAAATAAACAAATACACTTCTACCCACATGTGGACTAGCAACCTTTCAGAAGATATACTAATAAACAAATGTTATTGTGAGACCTATCCCATCCCAGATAAACAAATACACTGCTACACTAATGTGAGCAtaacactcttataaaaaacatatATTATAAATCATACGGTTCCAATCCAAAGTTATCGTCTTTATTTTGATTTCTCTACCCAATCTATTCTTCCAGTTCTATTGCATAATAGAAGAGAGCAAGCACATTGCAATTTTAGCGTGGTCATGGAGTTGTCCTCCTACCAAATCCACAATCATGTGGCATTCAAATTACTCATGTCCATTCACCTATATTTTAGAATTTAAAATGTTATCGCACTGTAAATCTTGCAAAGGACCTACATTCCTACAATAGTCTCTTAAAAATCATCATAAAGCATGCAATAGAGGTAGTAAGACATCATCTTTACATCTTCAGATCAAATATACAGGCCACCAAGTCTTCCTGAATTGCATAATAATTGATCATGCATCATTTTACATCATGTAAAATGACCGTTTGAGGCCCCAAGTCCTCATATATGTTGCACAAGTATGTTTATACTTCTGCATTTATTTGTATTACATGTGTAATACTGTTGCAAAGCAATATGTTGATTCCTTCATTTGCATAAAATATGGAACTTGCTTGCAAGTTTGGGAAACATAAGGTAGTGAAGTGTATGACACTGGCTGACTATGTCAAATTTACATTTGTCACAAGGAATCGACAAATTGTACATACTGCTTAATTGTAGATTATCCAATGTAATTGTGAGGTCTATATTATGTCATTTCGACATGATGACTACCTTCAATTTTGCACACAACATATGGATTGCATTATGGCAACGAATTAATTTCGTTCACAACTGCGAGGTCTACACTACCATGTGGCGATTACCTTCAATGTGTTTTTAATTAACACAAGGTTGTGAAAAGCTCCATAAGAGTGAGATCTACGCTACTTAGTGATTATCTATGTTTATTCAAAGCAAAATGAAGGTACAAAACTATGACATAGCCATTATGATGCCTACATCGTTGTGACTACCTTCATGATGTCTTTCCAAATACTTGGCAACTTCATAGCATTTATTATTGGTTGTGACTGTTGAGTCATATACTCCATCAGGAGTGGAATCAAAGACATTGTTGGTGACAACATCGTAGTTATGCTATGAAGAGAATTATGCAAAGTACTTGCATATTTTGGTGATTACCTTCCATGCGTACACAACTTATGAGACGCCATCATAACTATGAATTAAGTTTCATGCACAGCTGAGAGGTTTACGCCATTTTATGGTGATCACCTTCATGtgttataaataacataaagttgTGGAGGCTATGATCAATGAGAACTGTCCATAAGAGTGAGGCACCACTAGGTGGTCGACTACCTCTATGTGTTTTAAGGAAAATAAAGGTTTGTCCTTTTTGAGGTGACTACCTTTACTTGGAAGATCCACACCACACTGTGGTGTTCTAGAAGGCTTGACTTATGGGTCACTAAGAATCACCATCATCATGATCATGCTTAGCCATAGCATTTTTATCCTACTTAATTTACTGAAGGTAAATTAATGCATGAGAATTTCATGCAACATATGGCTGAACTTTTTGTAAAGGAAATGCGATGAGATGATATTAGGTGAAAGTAACTATTTAAAGATGGGTCATGGACATTAAAGATTTTGTCTACCCAGGGCTTGTTGCCACAGAAACCCCCCCTGCAGAAAATGTCATGGCTATTTATAAATAGCTAAGAATATGCATATTTGCATTTATGTGTGATCGCAATGGCTCGGTTCTCAAACTGAGTATGTAATGGATAATGAATATCCATTTTCCCTTTGAGCCTTTATTGAGGCGAGATATATTGTTATAAATATCACATGAATAATTATTCATTCATTCTTAGGATTTCGAGTCCGTTGAGGTTTATAATTCTGTTGTCTATAAATCAACACTAAGTTGAGATTATATGATAAGGCAGTCTCAGATATTAATCTGATTGTATGTCCTTACTGCACTTTACATTCTCCTATGATGGTAAAAAAATACCATCTTTATTTCAGGTTAAAAATATGACGAACTTCTTATGAAGAATCAACTGGTACACCCCAACGGGTGCCATACCATTACCTGAAATTTGTGCTAGTGCTTATacagtacttcctccgttccaaaatagatgacccaactttgtactaactttagtacaaagttagtacaaagttgggtcatttattttgaaatggagggaataCTAAGCAATTTTGTGGTTAGAGAAACACGAGGAGTTGAACGTAAAGTAACGAAGACAAAGAGGAGACACAAATTCTCTAGTCTCATTGCAATGTGGGAGACCCATTTATATACATGGTGAAGGAATGTGTTGGGGAGACACCTCTTTCCCCAACAGACACCTTCTGAAAGGCATTCCTCCCACAATTGATCATATGTTTTATTTTTCAACAATTTCCAAAGCCAATAGTATCACATCGTCGTTTTTATGGCTCCGTAGCGATGCACGGGTATGGCGCTACAGAAACGACGCTACTGTACCACGGTTCAAAATTTGAATGAAATCCACGGTGGCCAACACGGAAACCAATCGCCAGCTATGTCGCCGAGAAGTGGGCCCTCCTCGATCCGGCCCCACATGGCATCCAGCCAGCGAAAACGACAAGCACCGCGGGTAGGATTGGACCGGACCAGGCAGGAGGTTTCGTCTCCGATGCGTACGTGCATGCAGTAGCAGTTGCAGTTGGATGGGGCCTCGTGCGGCCAGCTGTGCCTGCCGGCCACATCACCGACTACAAATACCCTCCTCCTCCCCGACAACCACCACCACCGCTCGCCGCCACCCACGACGAATCAATCACTCTCCCATCCCAGTCTCCAGCTCCCCGCCGTAGCAGCAGCCAGCTAGCCAGATCGATCAATCGCAATGGAGGGCTGCGACCGGATCAGGGGTCCATGGAGCCCGGAGGAGGACGCCGcgctgcggcggctggtggagtGCCACGGCGCGCGCAACTGGACGGCCATCGGCCGCGGGGTGCCCGGCAGGTCCGGCAAGTCCTGCCGCCTGCGTTGGTGCAACCAGCTGTCGCCCGGGGTGGAGCGCAGGCCGTTcacggccgaggaggacgccgccatcgcccgcgccCATGCGAGACTCGGCAACCGCTGGGCCGTCATCGCGCGCCTGCTGCACGGCCGCACCGACAACGCCGTCAAGAACCATTGGAACTGCTCCCTCAAGCGCAGGCTCGCCGATGTTGGcgttgcagaggaggaggagcggccGTGCAAGCGCGCCAGCGTCACGCCGGAGAGCACCTCCggatcggggtcggggtgtggctCCGGATCGGACCGCAGCGACCTCAGCCATGGCGGTGTCTTCGGGGGCCAGGTTTACCGCCCGGTGGCGCGGGCCGGCGGGTTCGAGCCAGCGGACTGCGCCATGAGCCGGCGGCacgaggaggagcgggaggagcaggaggaccCGCTCACctcgctctccctctcccttcccggCACCGACGTCCAGGGGTTCCACCACGACAGCTCCCACAGTCATTTCCACCAGCCGTCGccctccccgtcgccgccgcccactCCGGCGCCGACGTCCTACCCATTCAGCCCTGAGTTTGCGGCGCTGATGCAGGAGATGATCCGGGACGAGGTGCGAAGGTACATCTCCGGCGTCGGCTGCGGCGCCAACCTGCCGTCCATGCCTCAGGTTGTGGACGGCGTGATGCGGGCCGCGGCGGAGCGCGCTGGCGCGGTTGTGAGGATGCAGTGACCAAGATCAATCGATCCATCAGGTCGATCAATCTAGGACAGCCGCCATCTGCTCAGCGGTCTTGCTTCATTCGTTAGGATCTGAAGTCTCAAGTCTGAACTGAATTAGCAATGGGAGAAAAGACTAGGCAGAGCCAAGCTAAGCTTAAGC
This genomic window contains:
- the LOC123159976 gene encoding transcription factor MYB44, whose protein sequence is MEGCDRIRGPWSPEEDAALRRLVECHGARNWTAIGRGVPGRSGKSCRLRWCNQLSPGVERRPFTAEEDAAIARAHARLGNRWAVIARLLHGRTDNAVKNHWNCSLKRRLADVGVAEEEERPCKRASVTPESTSGSGSGCGSGSDRSDLSHGGVFGGQVYRPVARAGGFEPADCAMSRRHEEEREEQEDPLTSLSLSLPGTDVQGFHHDSSHSHFHQPSPSPSPPPTPAPTSYPFSPEFAALMQEMIRDEVRRYISGVGCGANLPSMPQVVDGVMRAAAERAGAVVRMQ